The segment GCGATAATCCGCAGGCGTTTTCCAAAGACTTGACGCTGTTTGATCGCAGGCGCGGTACCAGCGAAACCATTTGGGACATCAAAAAGAAGATTGGGTTTGTGTCACCGGAGCTGTTTCAGTTTTTCCCGCATCAGCAGACCTGCCTGCAAGTGGTGGAGTCTGGGCTGTACGATACCCTGGGGCTGTTCAGGAAAAGTCAACCCGGTAATGCCACTAAAGCCAGGCAGTGGCTGGAGTTGCTAGGCATTGCGGAGGAGGCGCAAAAACCATTTAGGAGAGTATCTGCCAGTTCGCAACGGCTCTGCCTTCTGGCGCGTGCCTTAATCAAGCATCCGCCGTTACTAATCTTGGATGAACCATGCCAGGGAATGGATGCCCAACAGCAGGAGCGCTTTGAGCAGGTTGTTGACGCTATTTGTGCCAACAGCACCACCACCCTCATGTACGTAACCCACTACCCAGAGGAGATTCCATCCTGCGTAACAAAGGTGCTCAAGCTGGAAAATGGAGTGGTTGTCTCTTAAAACTGCCAAACGCCATGCTTCGCTTTTTGACCGGTTTGCAAAAAGTAAGGCACTTCTAATTTGAAGTTTAATAGGCGAGTTGAGGCACTTCTTAAAAGAAAATAGCTTCTCCACAGGTGGTATCAAATACTAACTTCAACCTCAACAGGTAGAACAAGGATCTTTGCAGCAAACGGTAGCTGCACTTCAAAAGAGCTTTTCTAGTTCAATCACGAAATATTTTAGGAGGGCAATGATAAGAACTTACTCTTGCTTCTGCTCTTGTAGATCAGAAAGGCTGATGAAACCTACGCCTTCGCTTCTTCCAGGTGCACGTAATACCGCGTGATTTTGTCCCACTGCAAGGCTTGGAATCCGGCCCATCCGCCTTCTGAAATAAGTGTGTTCAAAAGCCCACGGCCACCTGATTTGTCGCCCTGGTTATTAGGTTTCTCATCGCGACCAATTTCCATTCCCATGATTTTGGTGCCTTCGCGTACTACCCTGAAGGTACTGGTGGCATCATCAGTGAAGAAGTGCTTTACCTCATCCCCCTCGGTTTCGTCTTTCAGAGGCTCGGGCTTAGGGCAGGGGCGAACCACAAATTGAGCAGCGTCTTCTTCCTCCACCACTTCAATCACGGTTACCCAGTTTTCTATGGTAGTGGCCGGCAAAATGATCTGCAGGTAGTCGCCTACCTGTAGCTTATGCGCATCAGAAGGATTTCCCTGGGCATCATACAAATGGAAAGTAGAGTTGATTCCTGTCAGCAAAGACCAACTGTTCACGTCAAACAGTTTTTGTTTGGTACGCGTGAACTCCATGCGGGCAGTTGTCTCATCAGGGTAGGTATTCTCGTTGTAGAAAAACTTGTCTTTGGTGTCTTCCCCCTTCAGTACTTCCCATTCTTTTTTAATCTTGTCCAGAAAATCTGTGATGGCCATTGCGCTCCAGTTTAAGTAAGGTAAACAGTCTTACTTGGGAGCGTACGAAACTGCGCCAACCGGGTTAACCAAGAAATACCAGAAAGGGTCTGTTTAAACACTGATTTTGCGAAACCGGCACTTAAACAGCTATGATCAATGAAAACAAAGGTGATTTATTTCACCGGAGAAACCTGCGCAATGCCATCCAGTACCGGTCTGATCTGGTTGGCTTGCTGCATCATTTGATAGAGCTGGTCGGTTTGGCCGGTTTGCAGGCACTGCTGGAAATGCTGCAGGTGTTTGATGTATTCTTCCAGGGCATGGCTTAGGAAATGGGCGTTCTGCTCAAAGATGGGGGCCCACATATCCGGAGAGCTTTTGGCCAGACGCACGGTAGATGCGAAACCTGAACCCGCTAACGTGAAGATGTTGCGCTCGTCTTTCTCTACATCCAGCACCGTTAAACCCAAAAGGAAAGAGCTAACGTGCGACAAATGCGACACGTAGGCTACGTGCTTGTCGTGTTCCTCAGGCTGCATGTAAATGGTTTTCAAACCTAGGAGGGAAAAGACTTCTTCGGCAGAGGAGAGGGCGTGGGCAGAGGAAAGTTCTTTCTCGCAGATGATGTTCATCTTGCCCTGGTACAGTCCTTCTAAGGCGGCGGTTGGGCCAGAGTTCTCAGTACCGGCAATAGGGTGCGCCGCTACAAACTGGGCTCGGTTGGGGTGCTCTCTTACGGCTTCGCACAAGAGGGTTTTGGTGGACCCCAAATCAATCACTACTGTTTGCGGAGGCACTATGTCCAGGAGGGAAGGCAGTAGTTTCTGAATGGCGGTCACCGGAATGGCTACCAGCACCAGATCAGATATGGCAACGGCTTCCTGTAGGGGCAGCACCCGGTCTACCAGCCCCAATTCCACTGCTTGGGCAGCATTCTCAGGGTTTTGATCTACCCCAATCAGTTCCTTCGCGAAACCAGCTTTTCTGAGGTCTAATGCGGCAGAACCGCCAATAAGTCCGGTTCCAATAATGGTGATGGTGTTCATGGTAGAAAGCGTGCGCTCAATAGAAACACGAAGGTACTACAAGTTTTCCTATCGGGGTTCATTTAACGGCTGGTACTGGAAAGGGAGGAAAGGAAAAGCGTCTGTTTTAAAGCTGGTTTCTTATAAACAGCTTAAAAACAGACGCTTTCAGGAGGGTAGTACCCAAGGCGGACTAAATCTCTACCATAAACTTTTCATATTCTGGGTGACGCTTCACGTAGGCTTCTACCACGGGGCAGGAGGCGATAAACTTTAGGTTGTTGTCTTTTACATACTCCAAAGCAGTTTTGACCAATTGATCTGCCAGGCCCTGGCCGCGGTTTTCCTCGGGCACGTAGGTATAGTCCAAGTCCAGTTCTTCCTTGTCGGTGAGGGAATAGGTGAGTTCAGCTTCTTCGCCGTCCAGATCCATGTAAAAACGTAGATCATCGGCGTCATGAATGATATTTTGCTTTTCCATAGTTGTCGTCTTTTGGAGAACATATACGGTGACAAGCCCTTCAGAGTCAAAATTCAGTATTTACTCTTCTCTTTACCGTGTAGGTACAGTAACAGAAATAGCCCGAAGTTGGTAAAAGAAACAAGCTTTCCTGCCTGATTTCAGAAAACGGCCCCTAAACAAACCGAGCCTCTGCTAACCCTACTGCTATGAACTACATAGATTTACTTATTCTCTTTATTGTGCTTTCCAGTCTTTGGACGGGGTGGTACCGGGGCTTCGCTCACGGTGTGCTGGATTTGATCAGGTGGGTAGGCAGTCTGATCATCGGGTTAAGCTTGTACCCCTTTGTAGCAGAATGGCTGGAGAAGGTAGTGGATTGGAACGAACTTTGGTTGCTGCCCATTTCTTTTTTCATTGTAGCGGTGCTGGCCAGTATTCTCATACAGGCCATAGGAGATAGAATTTTGGCGCAGTTTCCAAACACCGTACACCGGTCCAAAGCCAACCAAGTTTTGGGATTGATTCCGGGTTTTCTGAGTGGACTGGTGACAGCCGCCATTGTGGTGGTGTTGCTTACCGCGTTCCCGTTGCCCCAGAACATACAGGAGGAAGTACAGGAAAGCGCCTTGGCCACACGTATCTCTGCCGTTTCAGAAAAGGCGGAAGTAGCACTATCCCCGATCTTTGACAAAGCCCTGAACCGTACCATGCGCAAAGTCACGGTGCAGCCCGGTTCTGAGGAGGTGATTGAACTCCCGTACAAGGTCACTTCCATGAAACCCAGGCCAGACTTAGAGGCCGAAATGTTGCAATTGGTGAACGAAGAACGCGCCAAGCAAAACCTAAGGCCCCTGGCCGCCGATACTTCCCTGCGCCGGGTGGCTCGCCTTCATTCTGAGGACATGTTCCGGCGGGGCTATTTCTCTCATTATACCCCCGAAGGCTGGAGTCCTTTTGACCGCATCAGAAAAGCGAAAGTGCCTTTTAGGTTGGCGGGCGAAAACCTGGCCCTGGCACCAACGCTGGACATTGCACATGAAGGCTTGATGAACTCACCCGGCCACCGGGCCAACATTCTGCGGGGCGGCTTCGGCCGCGTGGGCATTGGCGTTTTGCAAGGCAGCGACCGACGTTTAATGATTACCCAGAATTTCCGGAATTAAGGTATTAAGTTAGAAAAGCTTAAGTGGAAAAATTATTTCTAATTGCAATCAAGTTGCGATTAGTGGGCTTTTGTTTTAATATTGCGCAGGATGTTCTTCACCAGATGGCGTACTTACGTTCTCATCCGCTAGAGAGAAAGCCTCCTTCTTTTCCTGAATGCTCCGTTTACAGCCTTATATCGCCGCTTTTCTGCTGCTGCTCTTCTGCCAGATGATGGTACCAGAGTCGGCACCGCTGGCGCTGCACGAGCACGAACACACTGAGGCCCACGACGAACCTGTTCCCG is part of the Rufibacter tibetensis genome and harbors:
- a CDS encoding prephenate dehydrogenase gives rise to the protein MNTITIIGTGLIGGSAALDLRKAGFAKELIGVDQNPENAAQAVELGLVDRVLPLQEAVAISDLVLVAIPVTAIQKLLPSLLDIVPPQTVVIDLGSTKTLLCEAVREHPNRAQFVAAHPIAGTENSGPTAALEGLYQGKMNIICEKELSSAHALSSAEEVFSLLGLKTIYMQPEEHDKHVAYVSHLSHVSSFLLGLTVLDVEKDERNIFTLAGSGFASTVRLAKSSPDMWAPIFEQNAHFLSHALEEYIKHLQHFQQCLQTGQTDQLYQMMQQANQIRPVLDGIAQVSPVK
- a CDS encoding GNAT family N-acetyltransferase, giving the protein MEKQNIIHDADDLRFYMDLDGEEAELTYSLTDKEELDLDYTYVPEENRGQGLADQLVKTALEYVKDNNLKFIASCPVVEAYVKRHPEYEKFMVEI
- a CDS encoding CvpA family protein translates to MNYIDLLILFIVLSSLWTGWYRGFAHGVLDLIRWVGSLIIGLSLYPFVAEWLEKVVDWNELWLLPISFFIVAVLASILIQAIGDRILAQFPNTVHRSKANQVLGLIPGFLSGLVTAAIVVVLLTAFPLPQNIQEEVQESALATRISAVSEKAEVALSPIFDKALNRTMRKVTVQPGSEEVIELPYKVTSMKPRPDLEAEMLQLVNEERAKQNLRPLAADTSLRRVARLHSEDMFRRGYFSHYTPEGWSPFDRIRKAKVPFRLAGENLALAPTLDIAHEGLMNSPGHRANILRGGFGRVGIGVLQGSDRRLMITQNFRN